Below is a window of Stygiolobus azoricus DNA.
TGCTGCGTAGACTCCAGCCGCTCCTGAGCCTACTATCGTTATCATAGATTAATATACTACTTATACCTTAAAAAAAATAACTTGTATGAGATTGGTCATAGAGGGTGGGAATCGTGGAGACAGACAAATGGCTTTGGACGAGACGATGTTAATACTTCTAGATAGAGATATTATTCCAGAGACCCTTAGGCTTTGGAATTTTTCTCCTACAATACTATCCATAGGGAGGTTTTTAGCGGTGAGAGATTGGGTTAACGAAGACCTCCTCAGAAAGTATTCGATACCTTTGGTGAGACGGTTCACCGGAGGAGGTCCTGCACTACATGACGAAAAGGGGGAGATAACGTGGACGGTCGTACTCAAAATGAACGATATAATGAAAGCTTATAAAATAGTTGCTGAGGGTCTCATCTCAGCTATTAAAGAGTTCGGTGTGAAAGGAGAGTTTACGCCGATAAACGACGTGGTGATAGAGGGAAAGAAGGTTGTAGGTATGGCTGGTGCCATGAAGAAGAGGGCTGTAGTTGTTCACGGGACTTTTATGTTTGACACTAACCTCGAGTTAATGGATGTGATAAAAGTCCCTAGAGTGAAAGAAGTTGATAGGGGAAAGCCTAAAACTAGGGTGACTACTATATCTGCTATTTTAGGCGAAAAGATAAGTAGGGAAAAAGCTTTGAACGCCTTGATTAAAGGATTCTCCGAGGTGTTTAAACTAGAGGAAGGGGAACTAACTGAGATTGAATATGAAATATCAAATCAGTTGAAGTGGAAGTATACTAATCCCAACTGGACTTATATTAGGTGAGAAGATGTGTGAGGTCTCTTTTAGGTCTAGGCAAGGTAAAACTGTAATTGTGAGAGTTTACGGTGATAAGGTGGAGATAACTGGGGATTTCTTCGCTTCAGAGGAGGAGTTAGAAAATCTGGAGATATGTTTATCGAGAGGAGAGAAAGGCTGTAAGGCAGTTATCTTAGGCGTTGAAATAAGTGAGTTATATAATGCCGTTGAGGAGTGTAGGAGAACTTCATCTTAATTAGAAGAGCCAGTGTTACATAACTTTTTATAACTCATGGATTTAGATATATCTAAGTATGTCAACGTACGATCTTAAATATGCTTATAGGGCTTTAGTAATTCTGGCACCGCTAGCTGTAGCCGTTATGTATACTGAGGGAATGTTAATTCCAGCATTGCCTTCAATTGCAAGTGAGTTTGGGGTTTCATCAGCTACTGTTAGTTGGGTATTGTCGATATATCTGTTGACTGGTACGGTGATGAATCCTATAGCGGGTAAACTAGGAGATATATTTGGTAAGAAGAGGATATTGGAGATAGTAATATGGATTTACGCGCTTGGAGTGACGCTAACGGGCTTTTCGCCTAATTTTACGGCTCTCTTAATTTTCAGGGCAATTCAAGGTTTAGGTTTAGCTATGTTCCCTTTGGCATTCAGCCTCATCAGGGAGGAATTTCCTCCTAATCTCGTTCCTAGAGCGCAAGGCTTGGTAAGCGCTATGTTCGGCGTAGGAAGTGCCATAGCCCTACCGTTAGGAGGTTACATAGCACAGAACTTTGGTTGGCAGTATACATATCATACGGTTATCCCAGTAGTAATAACATTGGCTCTCTTAATTCATTTCTTCATTAGGGAATCTAAAGTGAGGCTAGAAACTAAGATAGACTATCTAGGAGTAATTCTATTAGGATCAGCTTTGGGAACGTTGATATTTGGACTAACCGAAGGTCCGACTTACGGATGGGCTTCACTAGAGACAATAGGTTCAATAATAACATCTCTACTTCTATTTGTAGTATTCTTTTATGAAGAAAAGATTTCATCATCTCCGTTAATGCCATTAAGTCTAATGAACAGGAGAAACGTTTTAGTTGCTAATATAGCTGCTATAGTAGCTGGTTTTGCATTATTTATGGCTTATCAGACACTCACATATTTACTAGAAGAACCTAAGCCTGTTGGTTTTGACTTAGATATTCTGTCTACTGGATTATGGCTAGTTCCTTTAGCTTTAATTCAGATGGTAGGTAGCGTAGCTGGTGGTCGGTTTATATCTAAGAAAGGCCCGAGACCGATCTTGATATTTGGTTCCTTCTTACTTATTCCTTCTTACTTAATCCTTTCGTTAATTGTAGGGAAGGGTGGATTAGGGACTATAATACTATTTGCTTCAATCTCCAACTTGGCTGCTGCCCTCCTGAACGTGTCCCTGATTAACATTCTTGTCTTCTCAGTTGAAAGGCAATACATGGGTATAGCGACCTCTTTAAACACGGTATTCAGGCTTTTAGGCGGGACTTTAGGACCTGCTGTAGCTGGAGCTATAATGGGGACTTTTGAAACCAGTATAGTTTATCCAGTCGTGATAAATGGTCAGATAAGCTACATACCGGTAATGATTCCGTCTGATTTCAGCTTCTCCCTAAATTATTTAATAGCAATGGGCATAGCTATAGTGATGAGTGCCCTATCTTTAGCATCTAGGAATATACAATTAGGGCAAAGAGTTGCAAAAGAAGTAATAAAAGAGTAAAAAGCTAAAATGGTTTTTTGAAAAATTCTCACTCTTTAACCTTTTTAACTTGTTCCATCGCCCACATCATCGGACAATATCCACCGCACATAGTACAAGCTTTTACCTTAGGTTTTCCAAACTGTGTATATACTCTATAAGCGTTATCTGGATCTATAAGCTGAGATATCATTTTGTCCCATTCTAACCTACCTCTGTACGTACTTACTTTGTCGTCCCACTTTCTAGCTTTTTTACCGAGTTTTACGATATCACCCACATGAGCTGCTATTCTATAGGCTATTGCACCCTCTTCGACTTGTTTGACCGTAGGTAGGCTTAAATGTTCTGCAGGAGTTAAGTAACATAATAGATCAGCGCCAGCAGAGGCGGCAAGACCAGCACCTATAGCTGATGCAATATGATCATAAGGAGCTGCTACATCCGTAGGTAAGGGTCCCAATACATAATACGGTACTCCGCCTGTCAGCTTCTTCATTAGCTTTACGTCCCATATGACTTCGTTAAGGGGCATGTGTCCGGGTCCTTCTACCATGACTTGGACACCTTTACTTATTGCGTCCTTCACTAGTCTGCTAGTTTCTAGCAACTCACTTACTTGAAACTCGTCATGTGCATCTGCTGTAGCTCCAGGTCTTAACGCATCTCCTAACGAAATTGTAGCGTCGTATTCCTTAAACATCTCAAGTATATAATCCCAATTTTTTCTATAAGGATTCTCAGAATCATTATGTATCATCCAACCGGCTATCATATCGCCTCCTCTTGAGACTACCGGTATTATTCTCCTGCTCTTCAGGGCTCTAATAGCGAGATCTTTTGTAATGCCAGCATGTATGGTCATAAATGCTACTCCATCTCTCAGTTGTTTTTCGACGGTATTCAATAGGTCATCTTCAGTGAAATAAGCTCCTCCAGACCTCTTTTTGAACGACTCTATGAATACTTGGTAAATCGGGACGGTTCCTACGGGAATTTCGCTGTTTTGGATAATTTTCCTTCTGATCTCGTCTAAATCTCCGCCAGTCGATAAGTCCATAAGTGTATCCCCTAATTTGTTAGCTACTTTCACCTTTTCTAACTCCATTTCTACGTCAACTACTTCGCTTGAAGTACCTATGTTTATGTTGATCTTTGTCGTAACACCCTTACCTACAGCTACTAACCTTTTGCTCGGTTTTTTCACGTTTCTTATCAATATTATCTTTCCATCTGCGATTCTACTTCTTACCTTTTCTGGAGAGATTAGCTCTAACTTTGATATAGCTTTCATCTCGTCCGTAATATTACCTCTCTTCGCTTCTTCGATTATCGACATAAGTTTGAATTGGAATAAGTAACTTATAAACATTATTATATTCTAAAGTGGACAACTATATAGATTAAATAGACAGTAAATCCATTAGGAAGCCTAAAAATTTTATTAATAGTTATTTTTTCTAACCTAATTCCCATTCTTTCTTATTAAAAATCTCGGTTAGAAATTCTTTAATTTTATCAAATACTAGAGGCATAAGGATTACCAATTTATCGGAGAATAGAGTGTATCTCTTCACCTTTAGTATGACGATATAACCGATTCTCCCCTTCCTCAAGGCAAATACTGAAATATATGCCCTTACTTTCAACTTTCCTATTATGAGTAAGGATTCTAGGTCTGCCCTATAAGGAGAGATTCTTGATATTCCTTTTCTGAGTCTTATAATTGTCGAATCACTGTTGTAATATTCGATATCACTCCAACTGGCCATTAAGTTAGAGGCGTAGGATGACCAACTAAGATAAATCTTCTCATTTAGATTTGCAAAATACCCCCAAGAAAGCAATATTATAGATGCTAGCAAAGTGTATTTTATGATACTATGCCCCATCAGTAAAGAGAGCAATACGTAAACAATTGTGAAGATTATGTACTTTCTCTCATTCAATAGGTACGTCAACAAGACGCCGAGGAAGTAGTTCATAGGGATCAATAATAGAATTGAGTACTCAAATAGCTTCTCGGTTACCACTAAAATGGTAACAAATGGCATAATTAAGAACGTTAATTGATAGAAAATTTTTCCTCTTAGTTTCTTATATTTTTCTACTATTTCTTTAGCGTCTTCATATATTGGTTTTAAGTTCTTTATCGATTCAGTGAATTCACTTTTACTTAAAGATATGTCCTTATCTGAGATTACATTCCACGGGATTTCCATGAATTCAATTTATTTTTTGTTAACACTTATATAAAACATTAAGGCAAATAGGTTATTTGTCTCTTTATAATATCGAAGATATTATTTGTGAACTCTTCCTATCCAATGCACTAAGATCAATCTCGAATGCATCATCGGTAGTATCTATAATGAAAATCTTTCCGTCGACCCTTATCAGGCTCCCCCTTCCTCTCGTCCTAATTTCAGTGTCTCCCCGGTCTGTACTCACTGTCCAAACAAATTCATCTCCAGTAGTGGTTATTTTTTTGATTCTCATAATCTTAGGTATAAAGTATTTCTTTTCTAGATAAGTTCTCACTTTCTCATACCCTTTGCCTCCTACTGTAGTAAATAGTTTCCCTTCTTTCGTCTTAATTAAGAGAAAATCAGGATTTGAAAGCGGAAAAGGCTTATACATTTCGACTTCGTATAAGACCCCGTTTACCCTTACTCTTCTCTCGTCTAGGATCTCTATATCCTTTACAGGCTCTAACGCGTTTACGTAATCTGAAAATGATGGGGAAGAACTTTTTGCCTTTTGAACTCCATGGAAATACTTAAGTTGATTTTCGAATATAGAGTAGAATTCAGCTCTCTTATTTATGAGTGTGTTTAAGTCGCCTTCTTCTACTATCTTGCCGTTCTTCAAAACTATAATTCTATCAGCATATAATAGCGTGGAGGCTCTATGGGCTATAATTATGACTGTGTTGTCTTTAAATTCCCCCATTATCTTCTCCATTATCATTGCTTCTGTTAAGCTGTCAACTGAGGCAGTTGCTTCGTCTAGAATTATTACCTTAGGATGCTTAAGAAAAAGTCTCGCCATTTCGATCATTTGTTTTTGTCCACTAGATATCTTGTTTCCCCTTTCTCCTAAGTGGGTGTCGTAGGCGAAAGGTAACTCCATAACGAAATCATGAGCTCCGCTAGCCATGGCTGCAGCTATAATTTCCCAAGGTTTTGCATCAGTTTTACCGTACTTTATGTTATATGCTACAGTACCGTAAAATATCGTAGGTTCAGCCCTTATAAGTCCTATTTGACGTCTGTAGTTTTTTAACTCCAAGTGTTCTAATGGGACTCCGTCTACTAGGATCTCACCCTCTGTCGGATCATAGAGCCTAAGGAGGAGTTTAATAATCGTTGATTTCCCAGAGCCACTTCTCCCTACTATAGCCACTTTTTCTCCTTTATTTATTGAGAAGGATAAATTTTCTATTACTTTTTTAGTACCCTCGTAGGAGAAGCTAACGTTCCTGAATTCAAAATTTCCTTTTATATCTAAGTTTACGGGGTTTTTAGGCTCCTTAATTTCGCTTTTAGTGTTAAGAACTTCTACTATTCTCTCCATGGAAGTTAGTGATTGTTGTGTAAACGGTATCACAGCCGTTATAAGGTTTTGTACAGGTTGATAGAACATCGAAGTGTAAGTGACAAAGGCTACTAACGTACCTAACTCTAAAGTGTGGTTTAGGACGGACAGACCTCCTAAGTACCATATCATTACCGTTACAAGGGATATTGTAATTGAAATTATAGGGAACCACCTTAAATTTGTCTTTATAACTCTTAACTGAGCGTCTATCACTTCTCTGCTAAGTTTTGATAGTCTCGATATCTCGAATTCCTCTGATGTGTAAGATTTTATTGTGTCTATGTTAGGTATTGTGTCTGTTAATTGAGACGATATATCGGCTGTCCTCCTCCAAAGTTTGTGGTACGCAATTTTAGACGCTTTTCTATAGCCGATAGTCCCGAATATTATTACAGGCAAAGGTATTAAGGCATAAATTCCTAAGGACGGTAATACAAGGAATAGTGCAACTCCAACTCCGATAATAGTGCCTATGTTCGTTACTATAGAAGGAATTCCCCAAGTTACGAACCATAGAGTGTTATTTATATCTGTTGTAAGTCTTGACAGTATTCTTCCTGAATTATACTTGTCTATAAAGCTTGAGGACATTCCTAAAACGTGTTTATAAAGTCTTAATCTCAAGTCGTTTATTATCCTCTGTCCGTTCATATTTAACAAAAGGCTTTGTAATGCAGAAAGGAGAATATTAGCTAAGTTTACTAATGTGAGGAATAAAATAAGTAGAGGGAAAAGCTTCGGGTTGTTCTCCTCAAATACGTTATTTATAAGGAGTTTCAGTAGGTAGGGCGGGATCAAAGTTATTACAACTAGAAATGAAGAAACAGTTACACCTCCTAATATACGCCATTTATAAGGGGCTAACAAGGATCTCAAAAAGTCCCTTACTTTAACGTCTTTATCCCTCTCTGAATTTAGTTTTACTTCCTTACTTTTCAGTATTTCATACAACTTTAGCATCTCATCCTTCTTTCTATTAGTGAACTCGCAGAGTGTTATCCTCTCCCCAGCGTAGTCTATCTCTATATAATTATAACCGAAACCCTCAACTAATTTTACGTCCCTTATCTTATCGAGGCTATAAGTTATGCCGTCTACGGCCACATTTTCCTCATCTATTAATATTTTTACGTTAGAGAACTTTCTATCCTTTAGATCAGCGGTGAACTCTATCAAGTCTAATAGACATAATATTTTTAGCTTATACTATTTTCTTTTTTCTTACTCATTCGAATTTCTTCAAGTGTTGAAATTCATTCCTCATTATTATTTCACGCACTATAGCTCTAGTCTCTTCGACCAGTATTGGGTCAAAACTCAATTTTTTATTAACGGTAGACACGCATACCTCCTTTAAGTATTGGTCTCTTATATCCCCCAATTCCCTACTTATGTCCTTTAGAGGTTTAGGATCTTCCCCAACACTTTCCGTAAGGTAGTATAGAATTCTAACTTTCTTCCTGAACTCGTGGAAGTCTTCTGTTAGGATGTGGTTATATATTTCACGTATCTTTTCAAAAACTACTAGCCTACTACCGTATATTTTAGGCAGGTAACAACTAGAAATTTTAGGTAGTATTTTTGTCACTTTTAATGCTAGTAGTTCTCTGTTTATCGGAATACAACCTGATATATCGGCATCTCTGATTTTTCCTAGAATTCTTACGGCTTCTTTAGAGTAATATATGCACTCCAAGTTACGGTAAAGTCTGCTTAACGTTAAGGATAAGGTCAGGTATTTTCTCAAGTAAACTCTCGTATCGTGAACTGATTCAGGCGAAGGGTCAAATCTCAGTGCTTTTCTCAAATTATCATTAGCGTAAAACTCTGGTCTCTTTTCAGATTTCATTTCAGTACTTCCCTCACGTATTCGATGATTTCTTTATGGGCTTCCTCGTAGTTTCTGTTAGTTTTAACCACTTTCAGTCCGTAAGTTTTTGAGATCTCAAGAAGATATTTTTGGAAAGTCCTAACGTGGATCCGAAAGGATGTGTATAAGTCCTTATTAATGCATAGGTCTATGGAGGAAGCCAAGGGGTCTATCTTACCGTTTTTCATTATAACTCTCCTACTGATAATACTTACCGGGGCCACAAGAGAAATAGCTAGGTCGGGTTTTATTGCAAACGACAATACGTCACTGATCCAATTCCTATCAAGCCCTCTTGTCAAACCCCATGCCATGAGGGTATAAACGTAACCGTCAGCCAGTACAACAAATCCAGAATTAAGGGCTTCCTTAACGGTGTATTCTATCTGGTCTGCAAGGTCAGTAGCATAAGCAAGGAATAAAGTTATCCTCTGAAAAACGAGGTCTCTCTTAACCGTGTTTAACTTATTCCCTAAAAGCTGGCTGGACTGTAGTCCTATAGTGGTTACTCCGTAACCTTCTTCCTCGAGGTACTTTTTAATACCTTGTAGATGTGAACTCCTACCTGAGCCTTCTACACCCTCTACGGCTATTAAGATTCCTCTTTCCATAAGATCTCACTCACTTTTTCTCTTATTTTTATCTGAATAGATTTAGGATCTCTTTCACCGTCGATTACATAGAAATTCTCTATGGTGGCTAATTTATCGTACACTGAGAGAACAGCACCTTGATATTTAAGAAATCCCTCCTCAGGTTTCAAGTCTGGGAAAACATCTGCTCCTGCCTCGTTCGGTTTTATTTTTCTTCTATTCTCTTTTAACCTTCTCAAAGCCTCTTCAGCTGTAACTCTTACGAAAAAGACTATATCTGGTTTGATCGCGAATGAGTAAAGTTTAGCTACCCAATCTATGCTTAGCCCTCTTACGGAGTCCCTAGCATAAGCGGTGTAAATATATCTGTCAGAAATTACTACGTAACCAGCTTTATACATAGGCAAAATGTATTTCTCGTATCTATCCGCGAAGTCTGTAGCGTGTATTAAGCTGTAAGTCAAAGGAGTAAGTAAGTTCTTCTTTTTAGCTTCCTTTATAATCTCGTGCAACCACTCTGAAGAGTTCCATTCTGTGAGGTAGACTGGAACTCCCTTAGCTTCTAGCCAGTCTCTAAGTAGTTTGGCTTGGCTCGACTTACCTGAGCCGTCTATTCCCTCAAATGCTATTATATGCCCTACCATTTTCTCACTCCTAACTCATAAGCTTCATGAAGCTCTTTCACTTTCTTTGCCTTTACGAGTATTGTGTCCTTATCTATTAACTTCTTCACCTTGTTATAGTACTTTTTCTTGAACTTCTTTGCTAAAGCACATAAGGTAGTAATAACGTTAATTTCGTCCGCAGTGTACCCTGGGATAGTGATCTCCCTAAAAACCTTATAACATCCCATGTAGGGATCCAAGAAGTTAGAGGCCTTCATGAGTTGTAAGAGGTAAAAAGCTGTACTCACAGCTACGTCTTTTGTTTCCTTAAGTGCTTCTCTGTATGAGTCTACGAACGGCTCTACGTTGAAGTTGTAAGATACTCCTTCCATCCAAAATTCCCTTAGCTTGTCGACATTTTCTATTTCCGACTCAATTAGAATCCCCTCACGTAGTCCGAAGGCTGAAGTCATCACTTTATCTTTCCCCATTATTTCCATGAGCTCTTTAACGACGATCGCAGCTGAGTGAATAGTTAAAGCTCTTTCTTTATCAATTCCCGGTAGTTGTGATCTCTCGCTTATACTCATTGATGGAAGGATCTTAGCGTATTTCGCAATTCTTTCATAGCTAACAGAGTAACCGTGAATTTGATCCAGTTTTTCGCCTTCAAGTTTTAAATCCATTTTAGCAATAGCCCTCAGATTTCCACCACTACCAACAAGTATCCCCTTTGATGAGGGCAGGGAAGCTAAGGCAATCCTCACTTCTTTTTTTATTTCCTCGGGGTTTTTGTCCATCATTCTCAGTCCTCCCAAGGGGAACTGGTATACGTCCCTTATCTTTCTCTGAGATACATAGGCTATTTCTAAGGATCCGCCCCCTAAATCGAAGATTATTCCATCCTCTATTGGTAAAGTGTTGATTACGGCTAAAGCTGAATACCTACCTTCTTCCTCTCCTGACAGTACAGTTATTGGAAATCCGATAATACTAGATAGTCTGTCTGAGACCTCCGTTCCGTTACTGGCGTAACGAAAGGCACTAGTCCCCAAGATTTCAGCTTCTTTTATACCTTTTCTATCTAGGAATTCCTTGAATTTACGCAAGGTAATTTCAGCTCTCTTTACGTTCTCCTCGGGTATGGGTTTTCCTTCGCTTACACCTAATCCTAACCTTACGTAATCCTTCAGCGAGGCTGTGAGCCTAAAGGAAAGGTTAGGGAATATAGAATAAAGAGAAAGCCTAAAGGAGTTATACCCAGCGTCTATCACTGCCTTATAATTCATAGTCTCTTCATTACTTTCTGTGTTAGGAGTATAGTAAGTTTTCCTTTGAAGCTGGCCGGATCTATCTCTACAACTGCTACTCCACCTTTCTTCAGTTCAACTTCACCGCCCGTAACACTCTTTATAAATGTAGACAAGTGGGGCTCGTGCCCTACTAACATAATTACTTGTTCTGCTTGAGAGGAGTTTGTTTCCTTCAACTTTTCAATGAGTGTGCTTACATCTTGATCTGGTTCTAATTCTTTAATCGTCTCTATTTTTAAGTCCTCGTCAAGTTCCTCAAGAATAACTTCTGCTGATTGATAAGCCCTTATATACGGGCTTGAAAACACTTTATCTATTTTATAACCCATAATATCTATGAAATTAGCGACTCTTCTCATCTGTTTTATTCCCTTTTTAATCAACTTTCTATCCTTATCTGGTAAGTTTTCTATCTTCGGTTCGGCTTCTCCGTGTCTTACAATTATTAGATGTAACATATGCGGTTTACTCCACATGGGTTAATAAGTATTTAGACATCATAAATACACTATATAGGCTATACAGTGATGCATAGATCTAAGAAACGAGAAAATTTAGACTTAACGATATTTACTTAATTCTCCACCTATAAAAATCTTGAAAAACGAGATGATGTGGGTCAAAAAATTCAGTAGAAGTAGGGATACGCTACATCGTACTTTCTTCTTAAGCTATTGTAGACCTCTGGGAACTCGTTTCTCAAGTATTCCTCAGGCAGTTTACTCAGGTCGTATAAAGGTATGTTTACCTGCTCTTCTTTTCTTTTTTGACTCTTTGATATTCCTAACATTTCTAATCAACTTATACTTAGTTTAAAACATTTAAAAAGTAATCCGCAAAGTTCAAGCTGATATTAACACAACATCTAATGTTTAATATTATTCAATTAATTGTAGAAAAGCCGAAAAGTTATTGTAAATAGTAAAAAAGTTATTACAAATAATAAGTGTGAACAATTAGACAAGCAGTTTTAGTCAGATAAAATGGGCTATTTTCTTAAGGCCAAGATAGAAACCTAACCACAGTAATAAGGTAATAACCACACCTATGAGTATCAATTCTCTATTAATCCTGAGGTAACCTTGCTCGTTAAACATTTCACCAACTAAAAGTGAGGAAATAGAGAATGATAAACCCAGTGATAATAGAGATGTCCTCATACAAGTTAGGAATATTACTAGACGGTTTAAAAACAGAGCTATACATTTGTATACTATTACATCAGAGTCAATGTTACCCTAAAAACGTCGTTTTCCTTAACGACATTAATCACAAATTTAAACTCTTTTGCTAACGGTATTATATCCCTTTGAACAACAGTTATATCATCTGTTATTACGGTCAATTCATCCCCTCTATTCATCTTCCTAAGCTTATTATACACTATCAAATGTGGAACTGAACAGCGCAGTCCTATTAAGTTTCACTTCTGATTTCATCTTTATCAGTTGTTTCGAAATATGAAATTAAAAGTTAATTAACCTTAATAATTATAGTTCATGGAGCTGCAGTTTAATCATGCTGACAAATTGCTAGATGTAGAGAAGTTTTCGAGGCTTTATATGCTTAAGAATATCAGGAAATTAGACTGGGGATATGAAGGAGACCAGGTTATGACTGCATAATCTTCATGTTCGGAATGTTGGGAGGAGTTTACTTAGCAGTGAAAGTGCAAGAGAGGTTATGATTCACGTTGGAGTCAAAATATATTAGAAGATTAGTAGCTCCCCTTGTACTTTCTCTCTTTGCAATAGGTTGGTATAAGTTCAGTGAAGCCACTTTAGCCAATGCAAACCAGATAGCTCTGAACACGGCTAACTTTGCAGTATACGTTCAACAAACACAGTTTGATGGGTACTTGACAGCCACAAGATATATATGCTACGTGATTGTATATGTTGGTCTTGCTCTATTCTGGTATAATCTTGTAAAAGTAGTGGAGATGAAGGAGAGAAATGGTTGACGTAGCTAATATGATGGTATCGGGAGACCATGAGAAGATTTACATGGGTATAGTGACGGCGATAGGCTATGCTGCGAGTGGAAATAAGATCTACATGTTCTTCACTATGGACGCATTAAAGGCGCTCACCGAAGAGAACGAGAAAATAACTCTACCTAACGCTAAACCGTTAAAATACTATGTGGAGAATTTAATGGATATGGCTGGAAAAGACTTGGAAATCGCTGCTTGTGAGCTTGGAATGAAGGTTAAGGGAATTGAGAAACTCGCTTATCCTGTGAAAATAAGTGGTGTATCGGAGTTCGCTTTAAAAAGTAGTGAAGCGAAAATTGTCCTCGTTTTTTAAGTCTTTCTCTTTTCCGTATCACGTATTGTTTTTGGCTAACTATTATATACCAACGTCACTTTGTTTATATTGATATGAAAAAAATTACGTCTATCTCGAATTTGGAAAGATTCCTTTCGAAGAGGCTAATATTTATCTCAATGCCCCCGCTTATAGAATCCTTGTTTAAGAAAGTAACTAATGACAGAATAGTAATAGTACCAACCAAATTTAGCAGTAGGGACGAGCTTGAAAATTATTCCAAAGAAATAAGGAGTAAAAAGGAAGGCATAATACTAGGTAGAGGTTACGTAATAGACCTAATAAGAGGTAAAGTTAAACTTGGTGAAGGTTCGACAACTTTAAGCGGTAACGTACTAGTATTTGGTTATAAAAAAGCGTTAAATATCCTAGAAAAACATAAGATTTCTGATAAGGTAAAAGTCTTAGAATATTCATCTCTCCCTTTCGATAATTGTGTAACTTATGTTCCTCCCTTAATCGCAGAGGCAATAAGACTTCAGGAGAGGGGTAAACTTAATGACCAAATTAAAGTGTTAAACAAGTTTAAGCTATTGCTCTACAAAAAACCGACATCAAAGGATCCG
It encodes the following:
- a CDS encoding DsrE family protein: MVDVANMMVSGDHEKIYMGIVTAIGYAASGNKIYMFFTMDALKALTEENEKITLPNAKPLKYYVENLMDMAGKDLEIAACELGMKVKGIEKLAYPVKISGVSEFALKSSEAKIVLVF
- a CDS encoding dTMP kinase; this translates as MERGILIAVEGVEGSGRSSHLQGIKKYLEEEGYGVTTIGLQSSQLLGNKLNTVKRDLVFQRITLFLAYATDLADQIEYTVKEALNSGFVVLADGYVYTLMAWGLTRGLDRNWISDVLSFAIKPDLAISLVAPVSIISRRVIMKNGKIDPLASSIDLCINKDLYTSFRIHVRTFQKYLLEISKTYGLKVVKTNRNYEEAHKEIIEYVREVLK
- the tmk gene encoding dTMP kinase, coding for MVGHIIAFEGIDGSGKSSQAKLLRDWLEAKGVPVYLTEWNSSEWLHEIIKEAKKKNLLTPLTYSLIHATDFADRYEKYILPMYKAGYVVISDRYIYTAYARDSVRGLSIDWVAKLYSFAIKPDIVFFVRVTAEEALRRLKENRRKIKPNEAGADVFPDLKPEEGFLKYQGAVLSVYDKLATIENFYVIDGERDPKSIQIKIREKVSEILWKEES
- a CDS encoding sulfurtransferase TusA family protein — translated: MGLRCSVPHLIVYNKLRKMNRGDELTVITDDITVVQRDIIPLAKEFKFVINVVKENDVFRVTLTLM
- a CDS encoding Ppx/GppA phosphatase family protein → MNYKAVIDAGYNSFRLSLYSIFPNLSFRLTASLKDYVRLGLGVSEGKPIPEENVKRAEITLRKFKEFLDRKGIKEAEILGTSAFRYASNGTEVSDRLSSIIGFPITVLSGEEEGRYSALAVINTLPIEDGIIFDLGGGSLEIAYVSQRKIRDVYQFPLGGLRMMDKNPEEIKKEVRIALASLPSSKGILVGSGGNLRAIAKMDLKLEGEKLDQIHGYSVSYERIAKYAKILPSMSISERSQLPGIDKERALTIHSAAIVVKELMEIMGKDKVMTSAFGLREGILIESEIENVDKLREFWMEGVSYNFNVEPFVDSYREALKETKDVAVSTAFYLLQLMKASNFLDPYMGCYKVFREITIPGYTADEINVITTLCALAKKFKKKYYNKVKKLIDKDTILVKAKKVKELHEAYELGVRKW
- the sixA gene encoding phosphohistidine phosphatase SixA, with amino-acid sequence MLHLIIVRHGEAEPKIENLPDKDRKLIKKGIKQMRRVANFIDIMGYKIDKVFSSPYIRAYQSAEVILEELDEDLKIETIKELEPDQDVSTLIEKLKETNSSQAEQVIMLVGHEPHLSTFIKSVTGGEVELKKGGVAVVEIDPASFKGKLTILLTQKVMKRL